Proteins from a genomic interval of Anaeromusa acidaminophila DSM 3853:
- a CDS encoding phage tail protein gives MWPSFSNPTDGNIWLECNGQSTSAYPALAAIVGVTVPDYRGIFLRGYGSQTSMHYGTITHSSASINQLQGDSIREIYATSGGAYEQTPSYYLFSPLMKLESCL, from the coding sequence ATCTGGCCATCTTTTTCAAATCCAACTGACGGTAATATTTGGTTAGAATGCAATGGACAGTCTACTTCTGCCTACCCTGCTCTTGCTGCAATTGTAGGCGTAACCGTGCCTGATTATAGAGGAATCTTTCTTAGAGGATATGGATCACAAACAAGCATGCATTATGGCACTATAACTCATTCAAGTGCTTCTATTAACCAACTGCAAGGAGATTCTATTCGAGAAATTTATGCAACTAGTGGAGGTGCCTACGAACAAACTCCAAGTTACTATCTATTTAGCCCCCTAATGAAGTTGGAGTCTTGTCTCTAA